In one window of Gossypium arboreum isolate Shixiya-1 chromosome 4, ASM2569848v2, whole genome shotgun sequence DNA:
- the LOC108460940 gene encoding LOW QUALITY PROTEIN: nicotinate N-methyltransferase 1 (The sequence of the model RefSeq protein was modified relative to this genomic sequence to represent the inferred CDS: inserted 1 base in 1 codon), with protein MGDVQTAESSNKARLAIMELANMISVPMSLNAIVRLNVPDAIWQGGANTPLSAVQILSRVLPYGGGDPENLQRILRMLTSYGVFDEHLNCSGDDSHSPERKYSLTDIGKTLVTDAEGLSYAPYVLQHHQDALMRAWPLVHEAVLNPTSEPFVKANGEGAYSYYGKKPEMNGLMQKAMSGVSVPFMRAILDGYDGLKGVKRLVDVGGSAGDCLRMILQKYPHVEGINFDLPEVVAKAPSIPGVTYVXGDMLESIPVADAIFMKWVLTTWTDDECKAIMENCYKALPVGGKLIACEPVLPKESDDSHRTRALLEGDIFVMTIYRAKGKHRTQDEFKQLGLSAGFPHFRAFYIDYFYTVLEFQK; from the exons ATGGGTGACGTCCAGACAGCGGAGAGCAGTAACAAAGCTAGGCTAGCCATTATGGAGCTGGCCAACATGATAAGCGTCCCCATGTCTCTCAACGCTATCGTCCGCCTCAACGTACCCGATGCTATCTGGCAAGGAGGCGCCAACACCCCTCTCTCCGCCGTCCAGATTCTCTCACGGGTACTCCCTTACGGCGGCGGAGACCCTGAAAACCTCCAGCGTATCCTCCGTATGCTCACAAGCTACGGCGTTTTCGATGAACACCTTAATTGCAGCGGTGATGACTCCCACTCCCCGGAGAGAAAATACTCCCTAACTGACATCGGAAAAACACTCGTAACAGACGCTGAGGGTCTATCCTATGCACCATATGTCCTCCAGCACCACCAG GATGCTTTGATGAGAGCGTGGCCATTGGTGCACGAAGCAGTGCTGAATCCGACATCGGAGCCATTCGTGAAGGCGAATGGGGAGGGAGCTTATAGTTACTATGGGAAGAAACCAGAAATGAACGGGCTGATGCAAAAGGCGATGTCGGGAGTTTCAGTGCCATTCATGAGAGCAATATTGGACGGCTATGATGGGTTGAAAGGCGTGAAGAGATTAGTTGATGTGGGAGGCAGCGCGGGGGATTGCCTCCGAATGATTTTGCAGAAATATCCCCATGTTGAGGGAATCAACTTTGATTTGCCTGAGGTCGTTGCCAAAGCACCTAGTATTCCGG GCGTGACTTACG GGGGTGACATGTTGGAGTCGATTCCAGTAGCTGATGCAATCTTCATGAAG TGGGTGTTGACAACATGGACAGATGATGAATGTAAGGCGATAATGGAGAACTGCTACAAGGCACTTCCTGTGGGAGGGAAATTGATAGCATGCGAGCCAGTGTTGCCCAAGGAATCAGATGATAGTCATAGGACTCGGGCACTCCTGGAAGGTGACATTTTTGTGATGACGATTTACAGGGCCAAGGGTAAGCATAGGACACAAGATGAATTCAAACAGCTTGGTCTCTCTGCTGGTTTCCCTCATTTTCGAGCTTTCTATATTGATTACTTCTACACTGTCTTAGAGTTTCAAAAGTAG